In Sphaeramia orbicularis chromosome 7, fSphaOr1.1, whole genome shotgun sequence, one genomic interval encodes:
- the nfascb gene encoding neurofascin, with protein sequence MRISSSLQRVEKDLKVYAKNFTESGVSVQRCCWILCPVKMETLVKPVLLLLLWQSVWAFDVPLEVRQPPTIIKQSLKEHIVDPKSTMVIECEAKGNPQPIFSWRRNGKYFNVARDSQTSMRRRSGTLDISAWNNPEQYEAEYQCIASNEYGSAYSNKIRLQLYRAPVWPREILEPVVISAGLPLVLSCDPPPGPPKPETYWMSSCSYARPFNWPIQTAFPTMQAVRQDRRVSMGINGDLYFSNVHFNDSTTDYCCNARFPYKNVIQQKMPVVVKVLTTRAMAEAAPTWMSPKGSSSSRLVLLGEELLLECIAGGVPTPHITWIKDGDNLVVTSRMKVKNFNKMIQIPKASFEDAGEYTCTATNRIGYIEHTITVRVKAAPFWLEKPTNLVLAPEENGRLVCRSDGAPRPTIEWFINGEPIEFATPQPNRQVSGDTLIFQSVTAANTAVYQCNASNEYGYLLANAFVNVLHATPRIHGPRNELIKVIEGSRAFLDCRYFGSPVPDLRWSKYGQGNLEGNRFKTYSNGTLEIRRIRLEDQGTYLCIVSNLAGRDESQVRVEVKEPTVIVTKPQNMKVIRGTDVRFDCGVKTDATTPVTTTWMKDKKQVTLGWRLNLDESNLIITNVNRGDEGNYTCIIKSELDQKSASAYLMVMDRPNPPTGLQLSDPYERTVRLTWVPGDSNHSPITEYLVQYDDDDWLPGKWRNLSTYPGNLNSVILHLTPFTYYEFRVIAVNEIGPSRPSRPSSRFQSSGAPPDVIPKNLKGVGTWRNNMEISWEPLTYREWNGPHLKYLVWWRRRDSREEWKNATTKWLKYYIYDADTFTPYELKVQAVNDFGLGPESPVVIGYSGEDRPTTAPLNLRVSDIESTQVTVHWDPVPRGSLMGELREYKVYYWRDSSQLRWLRVNRGMKSKSFPDDNPEPSGVVTDLLPYSNYKMYIVVTNNRYEGPPSNYIHFSTPEGVPSVPRSFRIQQRHLDSIYVDWDVPAEPNGIITGYSLKYQTVNATRGEELRVEEFPPNVTSFSVRRFDRYTRYRFSVAARTRIGIGEWYTEESPHYTTEIYAQDQVDITTQGWFIGIMCAVALIVLILLIVCFIKRSRGGKYPVREKKDISLEPVDDKDQEGSFDYRSLERIARVSTLPYPRREEERGLQRGQPSMEAMMKRSDSDDSLVDYGEGGEIPFNEDGSFIGQYTGNRRDVRELDFGGGLELHSPMNTIYSLA encoded by the exons ATGAGAATCAGTTCTTCACTGCAACGAGTGGAAAAAGACCTCAAGGTGTATGCAAAAAACTTCACTGAAAG tggagTCAGTGTTCAAAGGTGCTGCTGGATCCTATGCCCTGTAAAGATGGAGACACTGGTTAAACCAGTGCtgctgctacttttatggcagagTGTCTGGGCATTTGACGTCCCACTGGAAG TCAGACAGCCTCCAACCATCATTAAACAGTCTTTGAAGGAGCATATTGTTGACCCTAAAAGCACCATGGTCATAGAATGTGAAGCCAAAGGAAACCCTCAACCCAT TTTCTCATGGAGGCGGAATGGGAAGTATTTTAATGTGGCACGTGACTCTCAGACGTCGATGCGCAGGCGCTCAGGGACGTTGGATATCTCTGCCTGGAACAATCCAGAACAGTATGAGGCAGAGTATCAGTGTATTGCCTCCAATGAATATGGATCTGCCTATTCCAACAAGATTAGACTACAACTATACA GAGCTCCTGTTTGGCCGAGGGAGATCCTGGAGCCTGTGGTGATCAGTGCTGGTTTACCTTTGGTCTTATCTTGTGACCCACCTCCAGGCCCCCCTAAACCTGAAACCTACTGGATGTCAAGCT GCTCATATGCAAGACCTTTCAACTGGCCGATTCAGACAGCGTTCCCCACCATGCAGGCTGTGCGGCAGGATCGCAGAGTTTCCATGGGAATAAACGGAGACCTGTACTTCTCAAATGTTCACTTCAATGACTCTACTACTGATTACTGCTGTAATGCCCGCTTTCCCTACAAGAACGTCATCCAGCAGAAGATGCCTGTGGTTGTAAAGGTGCTGACAA CTCGTGCAATGGCTGAGGCTGCCCCCACCTGGATGTCCCCCAAAGGTTCATCCAGCTCCAGACTGGTCCTGCTAGGTGAGGAGCTGCTGCTGGAGTGTATCGCTGGAGGAGT GCCAACTCCTCATATTACATGGATCAAGGATGGTGACAACCTAGTGGTGACGTCCCGCATGAAAGTAAAGAACTTCAACAAGATGATTCAGATCCCTAAGGCATCCTTTGAAGATGCGGGTGAATACACGTGCACTGCAACCAATAGAATTGGATACATTGAACACACCATAACTGTGAGGGTCAAAG CGGCTCCTTTCTGGTTGGAGAAACCCACTAACTTGGTCTTGGCCCCAGAGGAAAATGGACGCTTAGTGTGTCGTTCTGATGGAGCTCCTCGTCCCACAATTGAGTGGTTCATAAATGGGGAGCCAATTGAAT TTGCTACACCTCAGCCTAACAGACAGGTGTCAGGAGACACACTGATATTTCAGAGTGTGACTGCAGCAAACACAGCTGTGTACCAGTGCAATGCTTCAAATGAGTATGGATACTTACTGGCCAACGCTTTTGTCAATGTGCTAC ATGCCACACCACGCATCCATGGGCCCAGGAATGAGCTGATTAAGGTGATAGAAGGCAGCCGGGCCTTTTTAGATTGCCGTTATTTTGGGTCTCCAGTGCCTGACCTACGATG GTCAAAATATGGACAGGGGAATCTTGAAGGGAACCGTTTTAAGACCTATAGCAACGGGACGCTGGAGATCAGGCGGATACGCCTTGAGGACCAGGGAACTTACCTTTGTATAGTCAGTAACCTCGCAGGAAGAGATGAGAGTCAAGTGCGAGTAGAGGTCAAAG AGCCCACTGTGATTGTCACAAAACCACAGAATATGAAAGTCATTCGTGGAACTGACGTACGCTTTGATTGTGGAGTTAAAACTGATGCCACCACACCTGTCACTACTACATGGATGAAAGACAAAAAGCAAGTCACACTTGGATGGAG GCTTAACCTGGATGAATCAAATCTCATCATCACCAATGTAAACAGAGGCGATGAAGGCAATTATACCTGTATAATCAAAAGTGAACTGGACCAGAAGTCTGCTTCAGCGTATCTAATGGTGATGG ATCGTCCCAACCCACCCACTGGTTTGCAGTTGTCAGATCCATATGAGCGAACTGTAAGGCTCACTTGGGTTCCTGGAGACAGCAACCACAGTCCAATTACAG AGTACTTAGTTcagtatgatgatgatgactggCTGCCTGGCAAGTGGAGAAACCTGTCAACGTATCCAGGGAACCTCAACTCTGTCATTCTCCACCTGACACCTTTTACATACTATGAGTTCCGAGTCATTGCTGTAAATGAAATCGGACCAAGTCGCCCCAGTCGTCCATCTTCGCGTTTCCAGAGCAGTGGTGCAC CACCAGATGTAATTCCGAAGAATCTAAAAGGTGTGGGTACATGGAGGAATAATATGGAGATCAGCTGGGAG CCTCTGACCTACAGAGAGTGGAACGGGCCTCACCTGAAGTATCTGGTGTGGTGGAGAAGGAGGGATTCCAGAGAGGAGTGGAAGAACGCTACCACCAAATGGCTGAAATACTACATCTATGATGCAGATACCTTCACTCCTTATGAGCTCAAAGTCCAGGCTGTTAATGACTTTGGGCTGGGGCCGGAGTCTCCCGTTGTCATCGGTTATTCAGGAGAAGATC GTCCCACAACTGCCCCCCTGAACCTGAGGGTGTCGGACATTGAGAGCACCCAGGTGACCGTGCACTGGGACCCGGTACCACGAGGCTCTCTTATGGGAGAACTGAGAGAATATAAG GTTTATTACTGGAGGGACAGCAGCCAGCTGAGATGGCTGAGGGTCAACAGAGGCATGAAGTCTAAATCATTTCCAGATGACAACCCAGAGCCATCTGGGGTCGTCACTGATCTCCTTCCATATAGTAATTACAAGATGTACATAGTGGTGACAAACAATCGGTATGAAGGGCCGCCTAGCAATTACATACACTTCTCAACACCTGAAGGAG TACCATCTGTTCCCAGATCCTTCAGGATACAGCAGCGACATCTGGACAGTATTTATGTTGACTGGGATGTGCCAGCAGAACCCAATGGAATCATCACCGGATATTCCCTGAAGTACCAGACTG TGAACGCCACCAGAGGAGAAGAGCTGCGAGTCGAGGAGTTCCCTCCAAATGTAACAAGCTTCTCAGTACGGCGATTTGACCGTTACACACGGTACAGATTCTCTGTGGCGGCTCGAACTCGGATTGGGATAGGAGAGTGGTATACCGAGGAGTCTCCCCATTACACCACTGAAA TTTACGCTCAGGACCAGGTGGACATCACCACTCAGGGCTGGTTCATCGGGATAATGTGTGCAGTGGCTCTTATTGTGCTCATCCTACTTATAGTGTGCTTCATTAAGAGGAGCCGAGGGGGTAAATACCCAG TGCGTGAAAAAAAGGACATTTCACTCGAGCCAGTGGATGATAAAGATCAGGAAGGATCTTTCGACTATCG ATCCCTTGAAAG GATAGCACGTGTGTCCACTCTGCCTTATCCTCGGCG agaggaggagagagggctTCAAAGAGGCCAGCCGTCTATGGAGGCGATGATGAAACGGTCAGACAGTGACGACAGTCTGGTGGACTATGGTGAAGGAGGGGAGATACCGTTCAACGAGGACGGCTCCTTCATCGGCCAGTACACAGGAAACAGGAGAGACGTCAGGGAGTTGGATTTCGGCGGAGGTCTTGAACTTCACTCTCCAATGAACACCATCTACTCCCTGGCATGA
- the LOC115421847 gene encoding calcium-independent phospholipase A2-gamma-like, translated as MGRYLNSCSSSLNKTLRSYCKIRYLMSILRRHHQPTTKALLRLDVHRYPPHPLRCTRKPTIKNANLHHRDSGSISHHPFRGFDQGVTHVRVVRFYSSSSQDEFKAEAPVGILEEAQSSLHLSSLGGRLGQSFNQLSRHVNMYFKRKDVVPSAESASHVVITLDHLGRSQRRSQSQRATRERNMSENKTTTQTSTCKETQDTSETSTAVKERSGVQLFHISSLATRFGESYNYVASHINSVFSKPSTNVEMEENSDTSSIRGTNRRQRRRKMQNNYSINSNQVQSSADQVTKESTGVSSSWEEGYQLFGRHINKYFGAKVTDDHKLGRPLPVENNSIYKNYLNKQSTSQTQGAASQLKQEVIPETQSLFHTSTNTTNFGENYFQTASHINQYFKGETGLESEPDGVLTEADTTSATYGQERTVSIMNFLLHPTSAIPDFLNSYLKVNPLTQNSKAKSTVTSPGAILRKKFVLSQRQAEETTRGLIGCLGQASSPEALTACVEALNEHLIRYPSCKILLWQEKTALVLLRHRRANRGNQALQGAIRETLALVGYVDPVKGRGIRVLSIDGGGTRGVVPLQVLKLLEAETGKKIHQLFDYICGVSTGAVLAFMLGLAHFSLEECAEMYRRFGAEVFRQNRLVGTVKMGWSHSYYNTETWETILREKMGDRVLIKTARDELCPKVSAVSTVVNWGTSPKAFVFRNYNHTPGSLSRYAGGSAYEMWQAVRASSAAPGYFQEFTLHSDIHQDGGIILNNPCALAVHESRLLWPRQHFQCVLSLGTGRYDNAKRGPATSTSLRAKISNLICSATDTEGVHTLLDDLLAPNVYFRFNPMLSAEVSLDESRPGALDQLHRDTQTYLERNRPKLARLCLVLGAERSAVSKTKDWINERAWEMKQRWA; from the exons ATGGGTCGCTACCTCAACTCATGTTCAAGCTCTCTCAACAAGACTCTGAGATCTTACTgcaaaatcagatacttaatgagCATTCTCAGAAGACATCATCAACCGACAACTAAAGCGCTGCTACGCCTGGACGTCCACAGATATCCCCCTCATCCTCTTAGATGCACACGAAAACCCACCATTAAAAATGCAAATTTGCACCACAGAGACTCAGGCTCCATCTCTCACCACCCCTTCAGAGGCTTTGACCAGGGGGTTACACATGTCAGAGTTGTACGTTTCTACTCATCCTCCAGCCAGGATGAATTCAAAGCTGAAGCTCCAGTTGGGATCCTGGAGGAGGCTCAGAGCAGCCTTCATTTGAGTTCACTAGGAGGACGCCTTGGTCAATCATTTAATCAACTGTCAAGACACGTTAACATGTATTTCAAAAGAAAGGACGTTGTACCTTCAGCTGAAAGCGCATCTCATGTTGTCATAACTCTGGATCATCTTGGCAGGTCACAGAGGCGTAGTCAGAGCCAACGGGCGACCAGAGAGcgaaatatgtctgaaaacaaaaccaCGACACAGACCTCAACATGTAAAGAAACACAGGATACATCAGAAACAAGTACTGCAGTCAAAGAAAGGTCTGGTGTTCAACTTTTCCACATCAGCTCGTTGGCCACAAGATTTGGTGAAAGTTACAATTACGTTGCAAGTCACATTAACTCCGTTTTTTCTAAACCGTCTACAAATGTTGAAATGGAGGAAAACTCAGATACATCTTCAATTAGAGGAACAaacaggaggcagaggaggagaaagatgcaaaacaattacagtaTAAACTCAAATCAGGTTCAATCAAGTGCTGACCAGGTGACAAAGGAAAGCACAGGTGTCTCCAGCAGCTGGGAGGAGGGATACCAACTGTTTGGAAGACACATTAATAAATATTTTGGTGCTAAGGTTACAGATGATCACAAGTTGGGCCGACCACTTCCTGTAGAAAATAATAGTATTTACAAAAACTACTTGAACAAACAATCTACCTCACAAACTCAAGGTGCTGCCTCTCAACTGAAACAAGAAGTTATCCCAGAAACTCAAAGCCTTTTCCACACCAGCACCAATACAACTAACTTCGGGGAGAACTACTTCCAAACGGCTAGTCACATCAATCAATACTTCAAGGGTGAAACAGGGTTGGAGAGTGAACCAGATGGGGTGCTAACAGAGGCAGACACAACATCTGCTACTTATGGGCAAGAGAGGACTGTTTCCATCATGAACTTCCTCCTCCACCCTACAAGTGCCATCCCTGACTTTCTAAACTCTTACCTCAAAGTGAATCCATTGACCCAGAACAGTAAAGCCAAATCTACCGTGACCTCCCCAGGAGCAATATTAAGGAAAAAG TTTGTGTTAAGTCAGAGGCAGGCGGAGGAAACAACACGTGGGTTGATTGGTTGTCTGGGACAGGCTTCATCTCCAGAGGCTCTGACCGCCTGCGTGGAGGCGCTCAATGAACACCTGATTCGCTATCCATCATGCAAAATCTTACTGTGGCAG GAGAAAACTGCTCTTGTACTGCTGAGACACAGGCGAGCAAACAGAGGCAACCAGGCGCTTCAGGGTGCCATCAGGGAGACCCTGGCTCTGGTCGGATATGTGGATCCAGTCAAGGGCCGTGGCATCAGAGTGCTCTCAATTGATGGGGGTGGAACAAG AGGTGTGGTGCCTCTGCAGGTGTTAAAACTTTTAGAAGCTGAGACAGGCAAGAAGATCCACCAGCTGTTTGACTACATCTGTGGAGTAAGCACag GTGCTGTTCTCGCCTTCATGCTGGGTCTGGCCCATTTTTCTCTCGAGGAGTGTGCTGAAATGTATCGTCGTTTTGGCGCAGAGGTGTTTCGACAGAACCGCCTGGTGGGCACGGTGAAGATGGGCTGGAGTCACTCCTACTATAACACTGAGACTTGGGAAACCATACTACG AGAGAAGATGGGAGACAGAGTACTTATTAAGACAGCCAGAGATGAGTTATGTCCAAAG GTTTCAGCAGTCAGTACAGTGGTAAACTGGGGTACAAGCCCGAAGGCCTTTGTTTTCCGCAACTACAACCACACGCCAGGGTCTCTGAGCCGTTACGCAGGAGGTTCTGCTTATGAAATGTGGCAGGCAGTGAGAGCATCCTCAGCCGCCCCAGGATACTTCCAGGAGTTTACCCTACACAGTGACATTCACCAG GATGGGGGAATTATCCTAAACAACCCCTGTGCCTTGGCTGTCCACGAGAGCCGTCTGCTGTGGCCCAGACAACATTTCCAGTGTGTGCTGTCCCTTGGCACTGGTCGCTATGACAATGCAAAGAGGGGTCCTGCCACCTCCACCAGCCTGAGGGCCAAAATCAGCAACCTAATCTGTAGTGCCACAGATACCGAAGGAGTCCACACCCTTTTGGATGACCTGTTGGCCCCTAACGTGTACTTTCGCTTCAACCCTATGCTGAGCGCTGAGGTGTCTCTAGATGAAAGCCGACCGGGGGCTCTGGACCAGCTGCACAGAGACACGCAGACTTACCTGGAGAGAAATCGGCCTAAACTGGCCAGACTCTGCCTGGTGCTTGGGGCAGAGCGCTCAGCTGTTAGCAAAACTAAGGACTGGATCAATGAGAGAGCCTGGGAGATGAAACAGAGATGGGCATGA